The Aneurinibacillus migulanus genome contains the following window.
CCACCTGTTTTTGCACTTTTCCTGTCAGCCCGGAAAAAAACTGGACTGGCAGGCGATTCATCGCCTCTGAAGGCTGAAATCGCAATGCTTTCATTGCCCTGCCCCTCCCCTATTCTCAGCTCTCTTTTCTCTTATATACCTTTAGTCTTTACGCAGTGAACGTGCAATCCGGTTACCCGCTGTTTGCAGCAACTGCACCAATACAATTAGAATAATAACTGTTAGAACCATAACAAGCGTTTCCCAACGCTGGAAACCGTACCGATATGCCAGGTTCCCCAGGCCACCCGCACCAATAATACCAGCCATGGCGGTAGCATCGATCAAGCCGATAACTGCAATGGTCAGAGATAGTACAAGAGCAGGGCGCGATTCTTTAAGCATCACATTAAAGATAATCTGACGGCGAGTAGCACCCATCGCCTGGAACGCTTCAATAAGTCCTGGGTCTACTTCCAGCAAAGCTGATTCCATCAGACGCGCGATATAAGGTGCTACATACACGACCAGCGGCACAATAGCACCCTCTACACCAATGAAGGTGCCGATAAGCATCTTAGTAAACGGAATCAAGGCAAACAGCAGAATGATAAACGGAACCGACCGGATGATATTAATAATCGTGCTTGTAATCTGATAAAAAATCGGCTGTTCAAAAATATGACCCGGTCGTGTAATCACGAGCAGAACGCCAAGCGGAATCCCAATAATGGTGCCTAAGAAAATCGACCACCCGACCATATACAACGTTTCCTGTAGCGCAGGTAAATATAAATCCCAATGCGGATCCATACCGTTAAACATGGTGAATCACCTCCGCCTTTATTCCTCTCTCTGCCACATACTTTAATGCTTCATCAAGCACTGCAGCCTCTCCGCTCAGCGAAATAACGAGATAGCCGAACGTTGTTTCCTTTACTTGCGTAATATTGCCGATTAAAATATTGGGCTTTAGATGAAATTTCTCTGTCAACTCAGCCAATACAGGGTGCCCCGTACTTTCACCAATGAATGTGAGACGCACAATCCGACTACCTGGCGCATGTTGAACACGTTCAAGAAAGCCCGGTGGTAATTGATCATCAAAAATATTACGGATAAAGTTTTTAGTTGTTTTCGTTTTTGGACTAGAAAAAATCTCTAGCACAGAACCCATCTCAACAATGTTTCCTTCCTCCATTACGGCTACGCGATCACAAATCTTTTTCACCACATGCATTTCGTGGGTAATAAGCATAATGGTAAGATTATACTTCTGATTAATATCAAGTAATAGATCGAGAATCGACTCCGTGGTCTGCGGATCCAGTGCAGACGTCGCTTCGTCGCACAGCAAAATCTCCGGATCATTCGCGAGAGCCCGCGCAATCGCCACTCGCTGCTTTTGACCGCCAGATAATTGCGATGGATATGCCTGCGCACGGTTGGATAAACCAACTACTTCGAGCAGCTCGGTCACTTTCTTTTGGATGACTTCTTTAGACGCCTTGTTTAATTTAAGCGGCGCAGCCACATTATCAAATACCGTGGCAGACGAAAGTAGGTTAAAATGTTGGAAAATCATGCCGATTTTGCGGCGTGCCTTACGCAGTTCTCCCGATGAGAGCTTGGTTAAGTCCGTGCCGTTTATGACTACCTCGCCCGACGTTGGACGTTCGAGCAAATTGATGCAGCGAATCAGCGAGCTTTTACCGGCACCACTAAATCCGATGACCCCGAAAATTTCGCCTTTTTCGATTTCAAAATTTGCGCTTTTAATCGCGTGCACTGCATTCGTTCCGCTGCCGTACACTTTCTCCAGATTGCGGACTGAAATCAACGCTTTCCCTCCTTGCAAACGATTGTACTTATCTTCATACAAAAAACCTCTTTTGCGCAGACAAAAGAGGAGAATCCATTCTCTCTTATCTATCGAACACATGCATTGCGGCCGAATCCCTATATACAGGAAGGGATGCTGTGGCTAAACGCAACAATAAATAATGTAATGCATTTGTGCAAGTAAAGTCAAATAAAAAATACCCGGCAATCCGCCGGGTTAACCATAGAAAAGTATTCTCTACCTCCCCATTACCGCCTTGTCGACAAGCGATACGATAACCTCTTGTTCCTCCTGCATAATGTCCCCGATATGATACCAACTATGCTTAAATGCGATGCTGCGAGAGTTACGCAACGTGGACAGCAATTCCTCCACGTCAGTTAATTCAATTACATATTCATCCCCGTCTTCATCCAAAAATCTAACTCGCATATGCATCTCCCCCTACTACATACATTACGACAAAAACCTCATTTTTACCTCGTTAAAAAGGCATAAATCACTCCCTTATGTACCCACAATTATAGTCGCCAAAACAATGAAGAAAAACTTGCGGGCGTTGCCGCTCGTCCTTTTTCCACACAGAAGCCAAACGGCCGCTTTCTGTCACTTCGGGCGGACCAACAAAACATCTGGGTATCTCAAATGAGGGAGACAGTTGTCGGTCTTTTTCGCCCGCTGTGCCACGCGCTCCACAGGTAAAAAGAAAGGTTTGGCACACGCCTCGCGAGCTTTTCAAGTGATACAATCGGAAGAGAGTGTATGTTGCTTTCTTGCTTTATAGCGACATATACTTTCTTAATCTGTAAAAAAGAAGGGTGCCCCAAAGTTACTTTTGGGACACCCACAGGTTGCCTTCTTTCAAGCGATTACTCGCTGTCAGGCATTAAAGAAACCGGTCGTTGTGGTAAGAAGGTAGAAATGGCATGCTTGTATACCAGCTGCTGCTTTCCTTCTGTATCAATCACAACCGTAAAGTTGTCGAATGCTTTTACAAGTCCGCGCAGCTGGAATCCATTCACAAGGTAAATGGTTACAGGAACGTTTTCCTTGCGCAGATGGTTCAAAAACGTATCTTGAATGTTAATGGTATTTGCCATAGTAATACCTCCTATATTTATCTTTATAGAGGATGTTCAAAAAGTCCGGGAAACAGAACTGCGAATTTCTGCGTTGCATTGTCCCTCTGCTGCTCACGTAGTTTCCTCTACGCTCCGCTGCTCGGGTCTACTGCGTCTTGAACTTCACGGCTCTGTTTGTCCTCCTTTTTGAACAAGCTCTTATAACTTTTTTATTATATTCGTCGCTTAACTGAACTTTCCTGCCACCGTCTTGTAAATTGCTTCATATGCAGATACAGGTATATCTTCACCCACAGGGGTTACATCAAACCAGACGATGTCTTTCATAGCGCGGAACCAGGTAAGCTGACGCTTTGCAAAATTTCGGGTTCGTTTCTTTAGAAGTTCAATTGCTTCTTCACGTGTTATAGCTCCGTTGAGATAAGCGAACATTTCCTTGTAACCGAGCGCTTGCATGGAACGTAACGATGCATCATAACCTTGTGCCATTAAGGCTTTCACTTCTTCAATCAATCCTTCTGCAATCATGATATCCACGCGTCGATTAATGCGCTCGTACAGAAGGGCTCGGTCCATGTTCAGACCGACAAGCAATAAGTCATATGGTGATTCTTCGCTCCGTGACTGATACTGTGACATCGGTGTCCCGGTAACATGATAAATTTCCAGCGCCCGGATAATCCGCTTTACATCATTCGGATGCAAGCGTCCCGCTGTTTCTGGATCAATAGCCAAAAGCTTTGCATGCAGCGCTTCTCTTCCATGTGTCTCAGCAAAAACGGTCAACTCTTCACGATATGCCTCGTCTTCACCTGCCGTAGAGAATTTATAATCGTACAGCACAGATTGCACATACAATCCGGTCCCCCCTACAAGCATGGGCAGCTTACCACGGTCATTAATATCAGTGATACGTTCTGTGCACAATTGTTGAAACTCGGCGACCGTTACTTCTTCATCCGGGTTACGGATATCGATCAGATGATGCGGGATAATAAGTCGCTCGTCTTCTGTCGCTTTCGCTGTACCTATGTCCATACCACGATAGAATTGCATGGAATCGCCGGAGATAATCTCTCCTGCAAACCGCCGCCCTAATTCTAGACTAAGCGCAGTCTTACCTACTGAGGTCGGGCCGACGATCGCAAGTACTCTTTCCTTTTGCTTGCTCATCTCGTTTCGCCTCCAACCTCAATGATACCGTATGTAAAAGCCCGTTCCATTCTTTTGAAGCGTATAAATCCAAAACCCTCAAAATCCGGGCTCTCCCGATGGTTTTTCATCACAACACGCCGACGGGCCACCCGTTTCGCTTCTTCTACAGCCGCATGCGAGAGCTTCTCATAATTAGCAAACGGCCGAAGTGGGGCAATGCTCTCAGAAGTCGCAATCGCCTGAAAAAACATCGGATCAAAATAGACGATATCAAAACTATTATTTTCACATTGCCGCAAAAAAGTCAAATGATGCATGGGCACTACTTTGATGCGCCGCATCGCCTCCTCCGCTTCCTTCAAAGGGCTTTCGTACCGCTTCAATCCCTCCTCGACAATAATGCCGGGAATACGCTCCGATTCGAGCCCTACAATGCGCCCCTCCGTACCTACAGCAAAAGATGCGACTATGGAATCAGCTGCAAGACCCAGCGTACAATCAAGAAATGAATCGCCTTTACGCAAGCCACATGCCTGAACCATTACGTCAGTATCGCCGCTCAGCAGCCTTTTTATACGAAGCATCGCCATGCCTGGGTGAAAGAAAAACGGTTCCGGCGCTTCTTTGCTATATGCCCGAAGACCGTTATCGGTGACGACAAGGACGTGATTGCTCATCTCATGCAATCGGGCAACAGACATTTTTTTTCGTTCTACGAACCGCACGCCGAATTTACAAGCAAG
Protein-coding sequences here:
- a CDS encoding methionine ABC transporter permease; this encodes MFNGMDPHWDLYLPALQETLYMVGWSIFLGTIIGIPLGVLLVITRPGHIFEQPIFYQITSTIINIIRSVPFIILLFALIPFTKMLIGTFIGVEGAIVPLVVYVAPYIARLMESALLEVDPGLIEAFQAMGATRRQIIFNVMLKESRPALVLSLTIAVIGLIDATAMAGIIGAGGLGNLAYRYGFQRWETLVMVLTVIILIVLVQLLQTAGNRIARSLRKD
- a CDS encoding methionine ABC transporter ATP-binding protein — encoded protein: MISVRNLEKVYGSGTNAVHAIKSANFEIEKGEIFGVIGFSGAGKSSLIRCINLLERPTSGEVVINGTDLTKLSSGELRKARRKIGMIFQHFNLLSSATVFDNVAAPLKLNKASKEVIQKKVTELLEVVGLSNRAQAYPSQLSGGQKQRVAIARALANDPEILLCDEATSALDPQTTESILDLLLDINQKYNLTIMLITHEMHVVKKICDRVAVMEEGNIVEMGSVLEIFSSPKTKTTKNFIRNIFDDQLPPGFLERVQHAPGSRIVRLTFIGESTGHPVLAELTEKFHLKPNILIGNITQVKETTFGYLVISLSGEAAVLDEALKYVAERGIKAEVIHHV
- the hfq gene encoding RNA chaperone Hfq gives rise to the protein MANTINIQDTFLNHLRKENVPVTIYLVNGFQLRGLVKAFDNFTVVIDTEGKQQLVYKHAISTFLPQRPVSLMPDSE
- the miaA gene encoding tRNA (adenosine(37)-N6)-dimethylallyltransferase MiaA is translated as MSKQKERVLAIVGPTSVGKTALSLELGRRFAGEIISGDSMQFYRGMDIGTAKATEDERLIIPHHLIDIRNPDEEVTVAEFQQLCTERITDINDRGKLPMLVGGTGLYVQSVLYDYKFSTAGEDEAYREELTVFAETHGREALHAKLLAIDPETAGRLHPNDVKRIIRALEIYHVTGTPMSQYQSRSEESPYDLLLVGLNMDRALLYERINRRVDIMIAEGLIEEVKALMAQGYDASLRSMQALGYKEMFAYLNGAITREEAIELLKKRTRNFAKRQLTWFRAMKDIVWFDVTPVGEDIPVSAYEAIYKTVAGKFS
- a CDS encoding class I SAM-dependent methyltransferase — encoded protein: MIVTTRHEASPEIQEQAQTLACKFGVRFVERKKMSVARLHEMSNHVLVVTDNGLRAYSKEAPEPFFFHPGMAMLRIKRLLSGDTDVMVQACGLRKGDSFLDCTLGLAADSIVASFAVGTEGRIVGLESERIPGIIVEEGLKRYESPLKEAEEAMRRIKVVPMHHLTFLRQCENNSFDIVYFDPMFFQAIATSESIAPLRPFANYEKLSHAAVEEAKRVARRRVVMKNHRESPDFEGFGFIRFKRMERAFTYGIIEVGGETR